The Elusimicrobiales bacterium genome includes the window CCAGGACGCCGGCGACATCGGCAAGTCGTGGCGGCATTCGTTTGAATCATCGGTGCGGGTGTATTCGGCGGCGCGGCTGCTGGCTTCTGCCTCGGTTGCGGGCGGCTGGAGCGATCCGTACTCACCCGGCGCCGTGATGGGCGCCTCCGGCATGGCCATCCCCGCCTCCGACCTGGAGACCGTCGCCGTCGTGCGCCCGCCGGACGGGCGGCGGCTGCTGTATTTCCTCAATTCCTCCGGCCAGTGGGTTGCTCCGGCGGGCGAGAGCGCCGTTTTGTCGGTTTCCGGTTCCACCGCGGCGCCGTCGGGGTTTGTGTGGAGCGCGGACGACAGGCTGGTTTATTCCTACGACGGCGCGGGGCGGCTGGTTTCGGTAACCGACCGCAACGGCTCGGCGCTTTTGCTGGGGTATTCCTCCGGCCTGCTGTCTTGGGTGAAAGACCCGGACGGGCGCGTACTTTACTCGTTTTCGCGCGACGGGGCGGGGCGGGTGTCTTCTGTAACCGACATCGGCGGGCGGGCGCATTATTTCGGCTACACCGGCTCCGGGCTGCTGGAGCGGCTTGAAGGGCCCGAGGGCGTGTCAACCTTCGGCTATCAGGGCTATTCCGTATCCGGGCTGGAGGGTTTTGCGGGCGGGTATTTCGCGCCGGGCGGCTGGGGGAACGCGGAGCTGCTTTCGCGCGTTACCCCGCCCGGCGGGCAGGTTACAAGCTATGCTTACTCGGCGCCGGCGTACCGGGTGGACCATTCGCGGGACTGCAAATCCGTTCCGGCGTTCAACTACGCGGGCGCGGAGCGGTGCGCGCTGCTGGCGGGCGCGGCGGCTCCGGCGGACAAGGTGTATCTGGCGCCGCTTGCGCCGGCGGCGTCCGGCTATTATTTCGTGGACCGGGCGGCGTTTTCGGCGTGGTATTTCCCGCAGCGGTATTATTTAAGCTCCAAAACCGGGCCGCGGGGGACATACACCTATGAATATATCGTAGACGACCAGACCGGCGAGGGCGAAACCCGCATCACGCCGCCGCTGGGCGGCAAAGAGGTGGTGCGGTGGAACAAGTCCAACGGCCATTTCCGGCGGGCGTACACGGTTGACGGCGCGGGCGGCAAGACGCTGTTCGCCTACGATTCGGCGAACAATCCGGTTCAGGTTACCGATCCCGCCGGCAATGTCCGCGGCTATGCGTGGGATGCGAAAAACCGGCTGACCGCCGCGACGGACCCGCTCAATAACCGGGTAAACATCGGCTACGACCCTTCGTCCGGCAACATCAGCTATTACGCCGACGCGAAGGGCAACACCGCGCATTTTTCGTACGACGGGAACGGCAACCTGTCGCGCATCACCGACGCGGCGGGGCAGTCAACCGATATAACCAATAACGCGCGCGGGCTGCCGCTGGCGATAACCGACCCGATGGGCCATGCGGTAACAATCGGGCGGGACGGCTATGGCAACGCGACATCCGTAACCGACGCGCTGAACCGCAATTCCGGTTTCGCCTATGACATCATAGGCCGCGTAACGCGCATGACGGACCCGGCGGGCAAGGCGGTGGCTTTTACATACAACCCGGACAACACGCCCGACACGGTTACCGACGCCATCGGCGGCGTAACGCGCTACGGTTACGAGCCGGGCGGTTTTGAAACCGGCGCAAAGCGGCTTGTTTCGCTGACGGACGCCGCCAATCACGCGACGGGTTTCGCCTACGACGCGCAGGGCCGGTTGGCATCGGTAACGGATCCGCTCAATCATGCCGCCGCTTACGGCTACGACGCGGCGGGAAGGATCAGCGCGGCGACCGACGCAAACGGCAGCAGCTTCGCATTCGCTTACGATATTTTGGCCCGTCTGACCTCCGCCACCGCCCCCGACGGTCAGACGACCTATGTTTATGACCTTGCAAACAATCCCACGAGCATAGAGGACCCGCAAACAAAGTTGCAATTCGGCTATGACGCGGCGGGCCGGGTGACGGCAACAAGCGCGCAGGACAAAGCCGCAAACCTCGGCGGCGCGTTCGCGTACACATACGACGCCGCCGGCAACCGGCTGGCGATGACGGCCTCCGGCTACACATGGAGCTACAGTTACGACGCGCTGAACCGCCCCGTAACGATAACCGCGCCCGGCGGGACGCAGTTCCAGTTCACCTACGACGCCGCAGGCCGCAGAACGCGCATGGAGATGGGTACGGCGGTAGCGGCGGAATATGTTTACGACGCCGCCAATCAGCTTACCGGAATAATCTACCGCCGGAAACCCGATAACGCGGTAATCGCGCAGGTTGGCTACACATACGACACTGCCGGCAACCGCGCAACCATGACCGACGATTTCGGGGCGCACACTTTCGGCTATGACGACCTACACCGCCTGACAAGCGCGGTCCACCCGTCCAGCGGCGCGCTGAGCGTGCAGTCCGAAACCTTCGCTTACGACGCGGTCGGCAACCGCACAAGCGACGCCGTGCGCGCCGGTTACGCCTATGACGCGGCGAACCGTCTGAATAGCGACAGCCAGTACACTTACGCATACGACAACAACGGCAACCTGACAACAAAAACGCGCGCATCCGATAACGCGCAGACCGCATACATCTACGACGCGCAGAACCGCCTTACGCAAGTAAACCTGCCGTCGGGCTACAGCGAGGCGCTCCGTTACGACGCGACAGGCCGGAGAATCGCAAAAACGATAACGCACAACGGCGAGACAATTCGCGAACAGCATTACATCTACGACGGCGAGGACATCGCATTTGTAACCGACGCCGCCGGCGCGTTGAAAAGCCTCTACACGCACGGTCCCGGCACCGACGAGCCGCTGATGTTAAAAAAAGGCGCAAGCGATTATTACCTCCTTGCCGACGGCCTTGGCAGCATAATAGCCATCGCCGACCAGTCCGGGAACATCGCAGAGCGCGCGCAATATCAGGCCTATGGCAAGCCCGTGTTCAGAAACGAGGTAACCGGCAGCACAAGCAGTTGGTCGCAGACGGGCAGTCTTTACAGCTACACCGCCCGGGAATGGGACGCCGAAACCGGACTGTTCTATTACCGCGCCAGGTACTACGCCCCCGACACCGGCAGATTCATCCAAAAAGACCCCATAGGCTTCAACGGCGGCGATACGAACTTGTATGCGTATGTGTGGAATGACCCCTTAATATACACCGACCCATCCGGTGAATTTGGAATGGAGGATATGCCGACATTGCCGCAAGGTTTCATAGATTTTTCGGCGGGATGGGGTGACTGGATCTGGTTTGGAGCCGGTCCATGGATTAGAAAGAGATTGGACATTGACACTGTTAATATATGTTCAGGGTATTACAATGCCGGACTTACGGCTGGTGCATTAACAGATGTTGCACTAGGCGCATATGCTACAGGATATAGAGTTAAAATTTCGATGCACGATCCTCATCATACATTTGGGTCTTTCGGTAGGTTGCCGCATTTACAAATTAATTGGTGGAAGTCTGGTGCGGCGGGTTCGGGATCAAAACCCATACGCATACCTATTCCGTGGGGGTTGCAAAGATAAAGGAGAGCATGATGCATACCAAAAAACTGCAATTTATCAACTTGGATGAGATACAAAAGCTGACCGACATAATACATGATATGTGGTTTAATACTGATTGGATAATATTTAATCAGGCGGAGTCTATCTTGACGATTCCATTTGGAGAAGTCCAATACTCCAAAGCGAGAATGGTTGCAAATTATGTGCTTCTTCGTAAATACACTGCAGTTGTTGCAAAGAGTTGCTTACGTGTTCACAATGTAAAGCATTACGAGTTGTTCGATCGGTCCAAAATCGGGACATACGATTTCAACGACATCAAATATTTGAATGGACATATCACTATTACTACATGCGAAGATTTAACAATTGACGTGGCTTCAGATGAATTCATGATTGAAATCGAGCGCACTGACGAAATTATCGGTGAATATCAATTTCGCTTAATACTTGGGATAGAATGCGGAGTAAATCTAAAGTTCGATTCAAAAATATGAATGATTCTCCAAAAATGTTTCGACATCTCCTTTTACCCAAAGCATCATCTATTTTATTGGGATACAGTGGCAGCGAGATTGTGCGGTGGAACAAGTCCAACGGCCATTTCCGGCGGGCATACACGGTTGACGGCGCGGGTGGCAAGACGCTGTTCGCCTACGATTCGGCCAACAATCCGGTTCAGGTTACCGATCCCGCCGGCAACATCCGCGGCTATGCGTGGGACGCGAAAAACCGGCTGACCGCCGCGACGGACCCGCTCAATAACCGGATAAACATCGGCTACGACCCTTCATCCGGCAACATCAGCTATTACGCCGACGCGAAGGGCAACACCGCGCATTTTTCGTACGACGCAAACGGCAACCTGTCGCGCATCACCGACGCGGCGGGGCAGTCAACCGATATAACCAACAACGCGCGCGGGCTGCCGCTGGCGATAACCGATCCGCTGGGCCATTCGGTAACAATCGGGCGGGACGGCTATGGCAATGCAACATCCGTAACCGACGCGCTGAACCGCAATTCCGGTTTCGCCTATGACGTTATAGGCCGCGTAACGCGCATGACGGACCCGGCGGGCATGGCGGTGGCTTTTACATACAACCCGGACAACACGCCCGACACGGTTACCGACGCCATCGGCGGCGTAACGCGCTACGGCTACGAGCCGGGCGGTTTCGAGACGGGCGCAAAGCGGCTTGTTTCGCTGACGGACGCCGCCAATCACGCGACGGGTTTCGGCTACGACGCGCAGGGCCGGTTGGCATCGGTAACGGATCCGCTCAATCATGCCGCCGCTTACGGCTACGACGCGGCGGGAAGGATCAGCGCGGCGACTGACGCAAACGGCAGCAGCTTCGCATTCGCTTACGATATTCTGGGCCGGCTGGCATCCGCCACCGCCCCCGACGGGCAGACGACCTACGGCTACGACCTCGCAAACAACCTCACAAGCATAGAGGACCCGCGGACAAAGTTGCAATTCGGCTATGACGCGGCGGGCCGGGTAACGGCAACAAGCGCGCAGGACAAGATTGCAAACCTCGGCGGCGCGTTCACCTACACATACGACGCCGCCGGGAACCGGCTGGCGATGACGACCTCCGGCTACACATGGAGCTACAGTTACGACGCGCTGAACCGCCCCGTAACGATAACCGCCCCCGGCGGGACGCAGTTCCAGTTCACCTACGACGCCGCAGGCCGCAGAACGCGCATGGAGATGGGTACGGCGGTAGCGGCGGAATATGTTTACGACGCCGCCAATCAGCTTACCGGAATAACCTACCGCCGCAAAACCGACAATGCGGTAATAGCGCAGACCGGCTACACATACGACAACGCCGGCAACCGCGCAACCATGGCTGACGATTTCGGGGCGCACACTTTCGGCTATGACGACCTGCACCGTCTGACAAGCGCGGTTCACCCGTCCAGTGGCGCGCTGACGACGCAGTCCGAGACCTTCGCCTACGACGCGGTGGGCAACCGCACAAGCGACGCCGTGCGCTCCGGTTACGCCTATGACGCGGCAAACCGTCTGAACAGCGACAGCCAGTATACTTACGCATACGACAACAACGGCAACCTGACAACAAAAACGCGCGCATCCGACAACGCGCAGACCGCATACATCTACGACGCGCAGAACCGCCTTACGCAAGTAAACCTGCCGTCGGGCTACAGCGAGACGCTCCGTTACGACGCGACAGGCCGGAGAATCGCAAAAACGATAACGCACAACGGCGAGACAATCCGGGCGCAGCACTACATCTACGACGGCGAGGACATCGCATTTGTAACCGACGCCGCCGGCGCGTTGAAAAGCCTGTATACGCACGGCCCCGGCACGGATGAGCCGCTGATGTTGCGCAAGGGAGCAAGCGATTATTATTTGCTGGCGGACGGCCTTGGCAGCATAATCGCCATCGCCGACCAGACGGGGAACATCGCAGAGCGCGTGCAATACCAGGCGTACGGCAAGCCCGTGTTCAGAAACGAGGTAACCGGCAGCACAAGCGCCTGGTCGCAGACGAGCAGTCTTTACAGCTACACCGCCCGGGAATGGGACGCCGAAACCGGCCTGTTCTATTACCGCGCCAGATACTACGCCCCCGACATAGGCAGATTTATCCAAAAAGATCCGATTGGATTCAACGGCGGAGATGTTAATTTGTATGCGTATGTGTGGAATGACCCCTTGATATACACCGACCCATATGGCGAATTTGGAATGGAGGATATGCCGACATTGCCGCAAGGTTTCATAGATTTTTCGGCGGG containing:
- a CDS encoding RHS repeat-associated core domain-containing protein, with the protein product SAAALAVSALPPAFSECGSSQGQASYTYTCAAGQTTSGVAPGGTSSSGNYGEATFSVPVSGAYVPTIVPNPPSIPPTPETCQLPSTEAPSDCPRCYDEASGGVFVSGDPAVYVPNFAGPVDFRVFYLSDNQDAGDIGKSWRHSFESSVRVYSAARLLASASVAGGWSDPYSPGAVMGASGMAIPASDLETVAVVRPPDGRRLLYFLNSSGQWVAPAGESAVLSVSGSTAAPSGFVWSADDRLVYSYDGAGRLVSVTDRNGSALLLGYSSGLLSWVKDPDGRVLYSFSRDGAGRVSSVTDIGGRAHYFGYTGSGLLERLEGPEGVSTFGYQGYSVSGLEGFAGGYFAPGGWGNAELLSRVTPPGGQVTSYAYSAPAYRVDHSRDCKSVPAFNYAGAERCALLAGAAAPADKVYLAPLAPAASGYYFVDRAAFSAWYFPQRYYLSSKTGPRGTYTYEYIVDDQTGEGETRITPPLGGKEVVRWNKSNGHFRRAYTVDGAGGKTLFAYDSANNPVQVTDPAGNVRGYAWDAKNRLTAATDPLNNRVNIGYDPSSGNISYYADAKGNTAHFSYDGNGNLSRITDAAGQSTDITNNARGLPLAITDPMGHAVTIGRDGYGNATSVTDALNRNSGFAYDIIGRVTRMTDPAGKAVAFTYNPDNTPDTVTDAIGGVTRYGYEPGGFETGAKRLVSLTDAANHATGFAYDAQGRLASVTDPLNHAAAYGYDAAGRISAATDANGSSFAFAYDILARLTSATAPDGQTTYVYDLANNPTSIEDPQTKLQFGYDAAGRVTATSAQDKAANLGGAFAYTYDAAGNRLAMTASGYTWSYSYDALNRPVTITAPGGTQFQFTYDAAGRRTRMEMGTAVAAEYVYDAANQLTGIIYRRKPDNAVIAQVGYTYDTAGNRATMTDDFGAHTFGYDDLHRLTSAVHPSSGALSVQSETFAYDAVGNRTSDAVRAGYAYDAANRLNSDSQYTYAYDNNGNLTTKTRASDNAQTAYIYDAQNRLTQVNLPSGYSEALRYDATGRRIAKTITHNGETIREQHYIYDGEDIAFVTDAAGALKSLYTHGPGTDEPLMLKKGASDYYLLADGLGSIIAIADQSGNIAERAQYQAYGKPVFRNEVTGSTSSWSQTGSLYSYTAREWDAETGLFYYRARYYAPDTGRFIQKDPIGFNGGDTNLYAYVWNDPLIYTDPSGEFGMEDMPTLPQGFIDFSAGWGDWIWFGAGPWIRKRLDIDTVNICSGYYNAGLTAGALTDVALGAYATGYRVKISMHDPHHTFGSFGRLPHLQINWWKSGAAGSGSKPIRIPIPWGLQR
- a CDS encoding RHS repeat-associated core domain-containing protein, giving the protein MGYSGSEIVRWNKSNGHFRRAYTVDGAGGKTLFAYDSANNPVQVTDPAGNIRGYAWDAKNRLTAATDPLNNRINIGYDPSSGNISYYADAKGNTAHFSYDANGNLSRITDAAGQSTDITNNARGLPLAITDPLGHSVTIGRDGYGNATSVTDALNRNSGFAYDVIGRVTRMTDPAGMAVAFTYNPDNTPDTVTDAIGGVTRYGYEPGGFETGAKRLVSLTDAANHATGFGYDAQGRLASVTDPLNHAAAYGYDAAGRISAATDANGSSFAFAYDILGRLASATAPDGQTTYGYDLANNLTSIEDPRTKLQFGYDAAGRVTATSAQDKIANLGGAFTYTYDAAGNRLAMTTSGYTWSYSYDALNRPVTITAPGGTQFQFTYDAAGRRTRMEMGTAVAAEYVYDAANQLTGITYRRKTDNAVIAQTGYTYDNAGNRATMADDFGAHTFGYDDLHRLTSAVHPSSGALTTQSETFAYDAVGNRTSDAVRSGYAYDAANRLNSDSQYTYAYDNNGNLTTKTRASDNAQTAYIYDAQNRLTQVNLPSGYSETLRYDATGRRIAKTITHNGETIRAQHYIYDGEDIAFVTDAAGALKSLYTHGPGTDEPLMLRKGASDYYLLADGLGSIIAIADQTGNIAERVQYQAYGKPVFRNEVTGSTSAWSQTSSLYSYTAREWDAETGLFYYRARYYAPDIGRFIQKDPIGFNGGDVNLYAYVWNDPLIYTDPYGEFGMEDMPTLPQGFIDFSAGWGDWIWFGAGPWIRKRFDIGNVNMCSESYTAGLAAGALTDVAIGGYYGMRRGGFLNSNRYLRIGVGKDEGRYVFRVVGDFTKGKHIDILKGPRF